In Endozoicomonas sp. GU-1, one DNA window encodes the following:
- a CDS encoding sulfite exporter TauE/SafE family protein, with the protein MLFLLYLVLGACAGVMAGLFGIGGGLIIVPVLTFSFTVQGMSPEVLTHLAVGTSLATMVVTSISSIKAHQDAGAVRWRIFATLSVGILAGAFLGVYTAVNLSGHLLQKLLGVFAILVSAKMWFGFKVYEGVRVPGKSMLVSAGVVIGAVSSMFGIGGGTLSVPFLRRISLTMQQAVGTSAACGFPIAVMGALSNMALGEKSSGLPALATGYVYWPAFLGIVLTSVLFARIGARIAHGLAADKLQKLFALFLFIVGIQFLA; encoded by the coding sequence ATGCTATTTCTACTCTACCTTGTCCTGGGGGCTTGTGCCGGAGTGATGGCCGGTTTATTTGGTATTGGTGGCGGGCTGATTATTGTTCCTGTACTGACCTTCAGCTTCACCGTCCAGGGTATGTCCCCTGAGGTTTTGACCCATTTGGCGGTAGGCACATCCCTGGCTACCATGGTGGTGACATCGATAAGTTCTATTAAAGCGCACCAGGATGCCGGAGCTGTTCGATGGCGGATATTTGCCACGTTAAGTGTCGGTATTCTTGCCGGTGCTTTTCTCGGGGTGTATACCGCCGTGAATCTGAGTGGGCATCTGCTGCAGAAGCTTCTTGGTGTATTTGCGATCCTGGTGTCAGCAAAAATGTGGTTCGGGTTTAAGGTTTATGAAGGTGTCAGAGTGCCGGGGAAATCAATGCTGGTGAGTGCCGGTGTTGTCATTGGGGCTGTCTCCAGTATGTTTGGTATTGGTGGTGGGACTCTGTCTGTGCCGTTTTTGCGCAGAATCAGCCTGACAATGCAGCAGGCAGTGGGTACTTCGGCGGCCTGCGGCTTCCCTATTGCCGTGATGGGAGCCTTATCCAACATGGCTCTGGGTGAGAAGAGTTCAGGCCTGCCTGCTCTGGCTACCGGGTATGTTTATTGGCCTGCTTTCCTGGGAATTGTCTTGACCAGTGTTCTATTTGCGCGAATTGGTGCCCGTATTGCTCATGGGCTTGCAGCAGATAAGTTGCAGAAGCTGTTTGCCCTGTTTCTGTTTATTGTTGGAATACAGTTTTTGGCTTAA
- a CDS encoding PrkA family serine protein kinase produces MSIFAQYQQRYESVQQEEMSLTEYLELCKKDPQAYANAAERMLKAIGEPEVIDTSRDPRSSRIFSNKLIKQYPAFKEFYGMEEAIEQIVSYFKHAAQGLEEKKQILYLLGPVGGGKSSLAEKLKHLMEKVPFYAIKGSPVFESPLGLFNPDEDADILKEEYGIPSRYLKYIMSPWAVKRLNEYGGDISKFRVVKLYPSRLNQVGIAKTEPGDENNQDISSLVGKVDIRQLEEYSQDDPDAYSFSGALCRANQGIMEFVEMFKAPIKVLHPLLTATQEGNYNSTEGLGAIPYEGILLAHSNESEWQSFRNNKTNEAFIDRVNIVKVPYCVRVSEEIHIYEKLLEHSSLKDAPCAPDTLKMLAQFTTLSRIKDPENSSIYSKMKVYDGENLKDTDPNAKPLQEYKDMAGVDEGMNGLSTRFAFKILSKVFNFDPSEVAANPVHLLYVLEQQIEQHQFPEEIHDRYLSFIKEYLTPKYIEFLGKEIQTAYLESYSEYGQNIFDRYITYADFWIQDQEYRDPDTGHILDRAALSEELEKIEKPAGIANPKDFRNEVVNFVLRARANNDGRNPSWLSYEKMRTVIEKKMFSNTEDLLPVISFNAKGSQEDQRKHADFVSRMVAHGYTEKQVRLLSEWYIRVRKSQ; encoded by the coding sequence ATGTCCATATTTGCTCAATACCAGCAGAGATATGAGTCCGTCCAGCAGGAAGAGATGAGTCTCACAGAGTACCTGGAACTCTGCAAAAAAGATCCCCAGGCTTATGCCAACGCCGCTGAACGTATGCTGAAAGCGATTGGTGAGCCTGAGGTGATTGACACTTCCCGGGATCCACGTTCAAGCAGGATCTTTTCCAATAAACTGATTAAGCAGTACCCGGCGTTCAAAGAGTTCTATGGCATGGAAGAAGCCATTGAACAGATCGTCTCTTATTTCAAGCATGCCGCACAGGGCCTGGAAGAGAAGAAACAGATTCTCTACTTACTGGGGCCAGTGGGGGGCGGTAAATCATCCCTTGCGGAAAAATTAAAACACCTGATGGAGAAAGTACCGTTCTATGCCATCAAAGGCTCGCCGGTTTTTGAATCTCCCCTGGGCTTATTCAATCCGGATGAAGATGCCGACATTCTCAAGGAAGAGTACGGGATACCAAGCCGGTATCTTAAGTACATCATGTCACCCTGGGCCGTTAAACGGCTGAATGAGTATGGTGGTGACATCTCCAAATTCAGGGTGGTTAAACTCTACCCAAGTCGTTTGAATCAGGTTGGTATCGCCAAAACCGAGCCAGGGGATGAAAACAATCAGGATATTTCCAGCCTGGTGGGTAAAGTCGATATTCGTCAGCTGGAAGAGTACTCCCAGGACGATCCCGATGCCTACAGCTTCTCCGGCGCGCTGTGCCGTGCCAACCAGGGTATCATGGAATTCGTTGAGATGTTCAAGGCACCGATCAAGGTGTTGCACCCATTGCTGACCGCAACCCAGGAAGGTAACTACAACAGCACCGAAGGCCTTGGTGCCATCCCTTATGAAGGTATTCTGCTGGCGCACTCCAACGAGTCTGAGTGGCAGTCTTTCCGGAACAACAAAACCAATGAAGCCTTTATTGACCGGGTTAATATCGTCAAGGTGCCCTACTGCGTAAGAGTCAGTGAAGAGATCCATATCTATGAGAAGCTGCTTGAACACAGTTCCCTCAAGGATGCCCCATGTGCACCGGATACGCTGAAGATGCTGGCACAGTTCACCACACTGTCCCGTATCAAAGATCCGGAGAACTCATCAATCTACTCGAAAATGAAGGTGTACGACGGTGAGAACCTGAAAGATACCGATCCTAATGCCAAGCCTTTGCAGGAATACAAGGACATGGCCGGGGTTGATGAAGGTATGAACGGTCTTTCCACCCGGTTTGCTTTCAAGATTCTGTCCAAGGTTTTCAACTTTGATCCTTCAGAGGTCGCTGCTAACCCGGTACACCTTCTTTATGTTCTGGAACAGCAGATTGAGCAGCACCAGTTCCCGGAAGAGATACACGATCGCTATCTGTCGTTTATCAAAGAGTACCTGACGCCCAAGTATATCGAGTTCCTGGGCAAGGAAATTCAGACCGCCTACCTGGAGTCTTACTCTGAGTACGGTCAGAATATCTTTGATCGCTACATCACCTACGCTGATTTCTGGATTCAGGATCAGGAGTACCGTGATCCGGATACTGGCCATATTCTTGACCGTGCGGCACTCAGCGAAGAGCTGGAGAAAATCGAGAAACCTGCGGGTATTGCCAATCCCAAGGACTTCCGGAATGAAGTGGTGAACTTTGTGCTCAGGGCCCGGGCCAATAATGATGGCAGGAACCCCAGCTGGCTGAGCTATGAGAAGATGCGCACCGTGATTGAGAAGAAGATGTTCTCCAATACGGAAGACCTGCTGCCGGTGATCTCATTTAATGCCAAGGGATCCCAGGAAGATCAGCGCAAGCATGCCGATTTTGTTTCACGAATGGTTGCCCATGGCTATACCGAGAAACAGGTTCGCCTGTTATCCGAATGGTATATCCGGGTTCGCAAGTCTCAATAA
- a CDS encoding YeaH/YhbH family protein, which produces MSIIIDRRLNGKKKSTVNRQRFLRRYRSLVKEAVQGAVDQRSITDVDSGSNITIPKKDLSEPFFHHGQGGHHGHVHPGNKEFNQGDRIQRPPGGGGQGSGDGKASDSGEGADDFAFQINRDEFLEYLFDDLELPNLVRKELKDSTDYKLKRAGFTTAGSPDRLNVVRSLRAAHARRIALSGKDRKVIRTLKRELREMEVSPDEVDQLQARRLREEINVLNKKLKRLPFIDDFDLRFNNMAKVPQPSSKAVMFCLMDVSGSMTREIKDMAKRFFLLLYLFLERNYEAVEVVFIRHHSEARECDEHDFFYARETGGTVVSTALRLADEIITDRYSPNEWNIYIAQASDGDNWEADSSKCHDIILEKLLPVCQYYSYVEITDRHHQNLWYEYKTIEQAHPGHFAMQQIRSYADIYPTFRRLFEKKEGSHVGS; this is translated from the coding sequence ATGAGCATCATAATCGACCGGCGCCTCAACGGGAAAAAGAAAAGCACTGTCAACCGACAGCGTTTCCTGAGGCGTTACCGCAGCCTGGTCAAAGAGGCTGTACAGGGTGCTGTTGATCAACGCTCAATCACCGACGTTGACAGCGGCAGCAATATTACCATCCCAAAAAAAGACCTGAGCGAACCCTTTTTCCATCATGGTCAGGGTGGGCATCATGGCCATGTGCATCCGGGTAATAAAGAGTTTAACCAGGGCGATCGTATTCAGCGACCACCGGGCGGGGGTGGCCAGGGCTCAGGAGATGGCAAGGCCAGTGACAGTGGTGAAGGCGCTGATGACTTTGCCTTCCAGATCAATCGTGATGAATTTCTGGAGTATCTGTTTGATGATCTGGAACTGCCAAACCTGGTCAGGAAAGAGCTGAAAGACAGCACAGACTATAAATTAAAGCGGGCAGGTTTTACCACGGCCGGTTCCCCTGACCGCCTGAACGTAGTCCGATCACTGCGTGCTGCCCATGCACGACGAATAGCACTCTCCGGCAAAGACCGGAAAGTAATCAGAACACTGAAACGAGAGCTGCGGGAAATGGAAGTCAGCCCGGATGAAGTTGACCAACTTCAGGCCCGCCGACTCCGTGAAGAGATCAATGTACTTAACAAGAAATTGAAGCGCCTGCCATTTATTGATGATTTTGACCTGCGTTTCAATAACATGGCCAAAGTACCCCAGCCTTCCAGCAAGGCCGTGATGTTCTGCCTGATGGATGTTTCCGGCTCCATGACCCGGGAAATAAAGGACATGGCCAAGCGCTTCTTTCTGCTGCTCTACCTGTTCCTGGAGAGAAACTATGAAGCGGTAGAAGTCGTCTTTATCCGGCACCACAGCGAAGCCCGTGAGTGTGATGAGCATGATTTTTTCTACGCCAGGGAAACCGGGGGAACGGTGGTATCCACAGCCTTGCGCCTGGCTGATGAAATCATTACTGACCGTTACTCTCCCAACGAATGGAATATCTATATCGCCCAGGCCTCTGATGGCGATAACTGGGAAGCCGACTCCAGTAAATGTCACGATATTATTCTGGAAAAGTTGCTGCCGGTTTGTCAGTACTACTCCTATGTAGAGATCACCGATCGCCATCACCAGAACCTCTGGTATGAGTACAAGACAATAGAGCAGGCACACCCGGGACATTTTGCCATGCAACAGATCCGCAGCTATGCGGACATTTACCCAACCTTCCGCCGCTTATTTGAGAAAAAGGAGGGAAGTCATGTTGGCAGTTGA